The following proteins come from a genomic window of Microbacterium sp. JZ31:
- a CDS encoding F0F1 ATP synthase subunit delta, with product MGSATTQALAASVSALGAATVDLDTARELFAAARAVAGSPALSGALADPAAAPEARSALVTRVFGSLSPTTQSLLTTAAAQRWSSQDELVDGIEELAIRSAAKADSGDLEGELFRVSRIVAENPELELALGSRLGDGRAKGALMQTLLGGRTSEATTLVVSSLVQEPRGRRVRGILARAIRIVAAQRGRTVATVTTAAPLTADQTARLATALSRTYGGEVTISPVVDPSVVGGVRVQIADDVIDGSIASRLADVRQKLAG from the coding sequence ATGGGCAGCGCGACCACTCAGGCCCTCGCGGCGAGCGTCTCGGCGCTCGGCGCGGCGACGGTCGACCTCGACACGGCTCGCGAGCTCTTCGCCGCCGCCCGTGCCGTCGCCGGCTCGCCGGCGCTGAGCGGCGCGCTGGCCGACCCGGCTGCGGCGCCCGAGGCCCGCAGCGCGCTCGTCACCCGGGTGTTCGGCAGCCTCTCGCCGACCACGCAGTCGCTCCTGACGACGGCCGCCGCGCAGCGGTGGTCGTCGCAGGACGAGCTCGTCGACGGCATCGAGGAGCTCGCCATCCGCTCGGCCGCCAAGGCCGACTCGGGCGACCTCGAGGGGGAGCTGTTCCGCGTCTCCCGCATCGTCGCGGAGAACCCCGAGCTCGAGCTCGCGCTCGGCAGCCGCCTCGGCGACGGCCGGGCGAAGGGCGCACTCATGCAGACGCTGCTCGGCGGCCGCACGAGCGAGGCCACGACGCTCGTCGTGTCGTCGCTGGTGCAGGAGCCGCGCGGGCGCCGCGTCCGCGGCATCCTCGCCCGTGCCATCCGCATCGTCGCCGCCCAGCGCGGCCGCACGGTGGCCACGGTCACGACGGCCGCCCCGCTCACCGCTGACCAGACCGCGCGTCTGGCCACCGCGCTCTCGCGCACCTACGGCGGCGAGGTGACGATCAGCCCGGTCGTCGACCCCTCGGTCGTCGGCGGCGTGCGCGTGCAGATCGCGGACGACGTCATCGACGGCAGCATCGCCTCGCGCCTCGCGGACGTGCGCCAGAAGCTCGCGGGCTGA
- the atpE gene encoding F0F1 ATP synthase subunit C, with amino-acid sequence MDATTVLANVYGSIATVGYGLAAIGPAIGVGIVVGKTIESVARQPELAGRLQVLMWIGIAFTEALAFIGIATGFIFGYAPVQ; translated from the coding sequence GTGGACGCTACTACGGTTCTCGCCAACGTGTACGGCTCGATCGCGACGGTCGGCTACGGTCTCGCCGCCATCGGCCCGGCCATCGGCGTGGGCATCGTCGTCGGCAAGACCATCGAGTCCGTGGCCCGCCAGCCCGAGCTCGCCGGTCGTCTGCAGGTTCTGATGTGGATCGGTATCGCCTTCACCGAGGCCCTCGCGTTCATCGGCATCGCGACCGGCTTCATCTTCGGCTACGCCCCCGTCCAGTAA
- a CDS encoding MraY family glycosyltransferase, protein MRQYLFTILLTAALTTALAWAVWRLSMRYKLYPGIRERDVHKTPTPRLGGIAIFLAIVTVVLVSASNPFFQIFWVDSRAVWAILAASLLIVVVGVADDLWDLDWTIKLGAQFLAAGVIAVGGGLQIYAVPIGGMTIFSSWVSIVLTMFSIVVVMNAVNFIDGLDGLVAGVCLIANGVFFVYTYILTRDTQTTNSSLATFLAAAMIGACAGFLVLNWKPAKLFMGDSGALLLGLLMATSTIVVTSQIPPSALDPQDGIGRSQLFGAFLPTLLPLVVVLLPLADFGLAVLRRTRAGRSPFSPDRKHLHHRMLDLGHSDRDAVLIFYAWTAVISLAVLLMYLASRENWPGEYWIGVVFGVLGVAACLVLTLLPTRRPIADSAEPPAAPTHAAQEA, encoded by the coding sequence GTGAGGCAGTACCTCTTCACGATCCTGCTCACGGCGGCGCTCACGACGGCGCTCGCCTGGGCGGTGTGGCGCCTGAGCATGCGCTACAAGCTGTACCCCGGCATCCGCGAGCGCGACGTGCACAAGACCCCGACACCGAGGCTCGGCGGCATCGCGATCTTCCTCGCGATCGTCACGGTCGTGCTGGTGTCCGCGTCGAATCCGTTCTTCCAGATCTTCTGGGTCGATTCGCGCGCCGTGTGGGCGATCCTGGCCGCCTCCCTGCTGATCGTGGTCGTGGGCGTCGCGGACGACCTGTGGGACCTCGACTGGACGATCAAGCTCGGCGCGCAGTTCCTCGCCGCGGGCGTGATCGCCGTCGGCGGCGGGCTGCAGATCTACGCCGTGCCGATCGGCGGCATGACGATCTTCTCCAGCTGGGTGAGCATCGTCCTGACGATGTTCTCGATCGTCGTCGTGATGAACGCGGTGAACTTCATCGACGGTCTGGACGGCCTCGTCGCGGGCGTCTGCCTGATCGCGAACGGCGTCTTCTTCGTCTACACGTACATCCTCACGCGGGACACCCAGACGACGAACTCGAGCCTCGCGACGTTCCTCGCCGCCGCCATGATCGGCGCCTGCGCGGGGTTCCTCGTGCTCAACTGGAAGCCCGCCAAGCTGTTCATGGGCGACTCCGGCGCGCTCCTGCTGGGGCTGCTGATGGCGACCTCGACGATCGTCGTCACGAGTCAGATCCCGCCCTCCGCGCTCGACCCGCAGGACGGCATCGGGCGCTCGCAGCTGTTCGGCGCGTTCCTGCCCACCCTGCTGCCGCTCGTCGTCGTGCTGCTGCCGCTGGCCGACTTCGGCCTCGCCGTGCTGCGGCGCACGCGCGCCGGCAGGTCGCCGTTCTCGCCCGACCGCAAGCACCTCCACCACCGCATGCTCGACCTCGGCCACAGCGACCGCGACGCCGTGCTGATCTTCTACGCGTGGACGGCCGTGATCTCGCTCGCGGTCCTGCTGATGTACCTCGCCTCGCGCGAGAACTGGCCGGGGGAGTACTGGATCGGCGTCGTGTTCGGGGTCCTGGGCGTCGCCGCGTGCCTCGTCCTGACCCTCCTGCCCACACGCCGCCCGATCGCCGACTCCGCCGAACCGCCCGCCGCACCGACCCACGCCGCCCAGGAGGCCTGA
- a CDS encoding sugar transferase — protein MTTIDAPRPLLGRPAAPVAPLVAAPEPSDAGSGILPGLAAPATAPSLARRRHREAVHRRLVLAGDTAVLATTWGVVASIEASVDALLPLGIAAIGWWLCLAASRSRDPLLPLSRELIRVAMASGAALGALAVVTVMLSALPSAIVDVAWLAPLLAVAPATLVGLGAVRSLWRRRLSAQLRVGEHLTRAIVIGAADEVSSLTEALSRSEQIRVCGSVMWDDAALMGREDGSAALRRTVDAATSLRADTVIVARVPAGPHLLRRLAWALEGTVDEIVVWPGIAEVSAPRLRMHWGGDVPLLRVAQPVYDARRAAKRVVDVVVATIALIPISILTVPIALAIRLDSAGPVFFRQDRVGEGGRLFPMLKFRSMTASAERDRAALITANEAAGPMFKIHHDPRVTRVGRILRKYSLDELPQFWNVLAGDMSVIGPRPALPSEVAVYAEDERRRLYIKPGISGPWQVGGRSDLGWERGVSLDLHYVENRSIARDLQLMLQTVGAVLRPRGAY, from the coding sequence ATGACCACGATCGATGCACCCCGTCCGCTTCTGGGCCGCCCCGCGGCTCCGGTCGCTCCACTCGTCGCGGCACCGGAGCCGTCGGACGCCGGCTCCGGGATCCTCCCGGGGCTGGCGGCCCCGGCGACGGCCCCGTCGCTGGCACGACGCCGTCATCGCGAGGCCGTCCACCGGCGACTGGTGCTCGCGGGAGACACGGCGGTGCTCGCCACGACGTGGGGCGTCGTCGCCTCGATCGAAGCGAGCGTCGACGCGCTCCTCCCCCTCGGCATCGCGGCGATCGGATGGTGGCTGTGCCTGGCCGCGTCGCGCTCGCGCGACCCGCTGCTGCCGCTCTCGCGCGAGCTCATCCGCGTCGCGATGGCCAGCGGAGCCGCCCTCGGCGCGCTCGCCGTCGTCACGGTGATGCTCTCGGCGCTGCCCTCGGCGATCGTCGACGTCGCATGGCTCGCGCCGCTGCTCGCCGTCGCGCCCGCCACGCTGGTCGGCCTGGGAGCCGTGCGCTCGCTGTGGCGACGCCGCCTGTCCGCGCAGCTGCGCGTGGGCGAGCACCTCACGCGCGCGATCGTGATCGGCGCGGCGGACGAGGTCTCCTCGCTCACCGAGGCGCTGTCCCGGTCGGAGCAGATCCGCGTGTGCGGCAGCGTCATGTGGGACGACGCCGCACTCATGGGGCGCGAGGACGGGTCGGCCGCCCTGCGCCGGACCGTCGACGCCGCCACGTCGCTGCGTGCCGACACCGTGATCGTGGCGCGCGTGCCCGCGGGCCCGCACCTCCTGCGTCGCCTCGCGTGGGCGCTGGAGGGCACGGTCGACGAGATCGTGGTGTGGCCCGGCATCGCCGAGGTCTCGGCTCCGCGTCTGCGCATGCACTGGGGCGGCGACGTGCCGCTGCTGCGCGTCGCCCAGCCCGTGTACGACGCCCGCCGCGCCGCCAAGCGCGTGGTGGACGTCGTCGTCGCGACGATCGCGCTGATCCCGATCTCGATCCTGACGGTGCCGATCGCGCTCGCGATCCGTCTCGACTCCGCGGGGCCGGTGTTCTTCCGCCAGGACCGCGTGGGCGAGGGCGGCAGGCTCTTCCCCATGCTCAAGTTCCGTTCCATGACGGCGAGCGCCGAGCGGGACAGGGCCGCGCTGATCACGGCGAACGAGGCCGCGGGCCCGATGTTCAAGATCCATCACGACCCGCGCGTCACGCGGGTGGGGCGCATCCTGCGCAAGTATTCGCTCGACGAGCTGCCGCAGTTCTGGAACGTGCTGGCGGGCGACATGAGCGTGATCGGCCCGCGCCCCGCTCTGCCGTCGGAGGTCGCCGTATACGCCGAGGACGAGCGGCGCCGGCTGTACATCAAGCCGGGCATCAGCGGCCCATGGCAGGTCGGCGGGCGCAGCGACCTCGGCTGGGAGCGCGGCGTCTCGCTCGATCTGCACTACGTCGAGAACCGCTCCATCGCGCGCGACCTCCAGCTCATGCTGCAGACGGTGGGGGCGGTCCTGCGGCCGCGCGGCGCGTACTGA
- the atpA gene encoding F0F1 ATP synthase subunit alpha, which produces MADITISPDVIRDALKDFVAAYEPTGDAATEVGTVIDAADGIAHVEGLPGVMANELVRFADGTLGLAQNLDEHEIGVVVLGEFAGIEEGQQVTRTGEVLSVPVGEGYLGRVIDPLGNPIDGLGEITGIEGRRALELQAPGVMMRKSVHEPMQTGIKAIDAMIPVGRGQRQLIIGDRQTGKTAIAIDTIINQKSNWESGDPTKQVRCIYVAIGQKGSTIASVKGALEEAGAMEYTTIVAAPASDPAGFKYLAPYTGSAIGQHWMYDGKHVLIVFDDLSKQAEAYRAVSLLLRRPPGREAYPGDVFYLHSRLLERCAKLSDELGAGSMTGLPIIETKANDVSAYIPTNVISITDGQIFLQSDLFNANQRPAVDVGISVSRVGGDAQLKHIKKVSGTLKLELAQYRSLEAFAMFASDLDAASRRQLARGARLTELLKQPQYSPYPAEEQVVSIWAGTNGKLDTIEVEDVLRFEAELLDHLRRNTTILNTLRDSGKLEDDTVAEMEKAIDAFVLEFQGGKGVHLGAPGHEEHSAADVADVDQEKIVKGRRA; this is translated from the coding sequence ATGGCAGACATCACGATCAGCCCCGACGTCATCCGTGACGCGCTGAAGGACTTCGTCGCCGCCTATGAGCCCACCGGCGATGCGGCGACCGAGGTCGGCACCGTCATCGACGCGGCAGACGGCATCGCCCACGTCGAGGGCCTGCCGGGCGTCATGGCCAACGAGCTCGTCCGCTTCGCCGACGGCACGCTGGGCCTCGCCCAGAACCTCGACGAGCACGAGATCGGCGTCGTCGTGCTCGGCGAGTTCGCCGGCATCGAGGAGGGCCAGCAGGTCACCCGCACGGGCGAGGTGCTCTCGGTCCCCGTGGGCGAGGGCTACCTCGGCCGCGTGATCGACCCGCTCGGCAACCCGATCGACGGTCTCGGCGAGATCACCGGCATCGAGGGCCGCCGCGCCCTCGAGCTGCAGGCTCCCGGCGTCATGATGCGCAAGTCGGTGCACGAGCCGATGCAGACGGGCATCAAGGCGATCGACGCCATGATCCCGGTCGGCCGTGGTCAGCGTCAGCTCATCATCGGCGACCGCCAGACCGGCAAGACCGCGATCGCGATCGACACGATCATCAACCAGAAGTCGAACTGGGAGTCGGGCGACCCGACCAAGCAGGTGCGCTGCATCTACGTCGCCATCGGTCAGAAGGGCTCGACCATCGCCTCGGTGAAGGGCGCCCTCGAGGAGGCCGGCGCGATGGAGTACACCACCATCGTCGCGGCCCCCGCGTCCGACCCGGCCGGCTTCAAGTACCTCGCCCCGTACACCGGCTCGGCCATCGGCCAGCACTGGATGTACGACGGCAAGCACGTCCTGATCGTGTTCGACGACCTGTCGAAGCAGGCCGAGGCGTACCGCGCCGTGTCGCTGCTGCTGCGCCGCCCGCCGGGCCGCGAGGCGTACCCCGGTGACGTCTTCTACCTGCACTCGCGTCTGCTCGAGCGCTGCGCGAAGCTCTCGGACGAGCTCGGCGCCGGCTCGATGACGGGTCTGCCGATCATCGAGACCAAGGCGAACGACGTCTCGGCGTACATCCCGACCAACGTGATCTCGATCACGGACGGCCAGATCTTCCTGCAGTCCGACCTGTTCAACGCCAACCAGCGTCCCGCGGTCGACGTGGGCATCTCGGTCTCGCGAGTCGGCGGTGACGCGCAGCTGAAGCACATCAAGAAGGTCTCCGGCACGCTGAAGCTCGAGCTCGCCCAGTACCGCTCGCTGGAGGCGTTCGCGATGTTCGCGTCCGACCTCGACGCCGCGTCGCGTCGTCAGCTGGCCCGTGGTGCGCGCCTGACCGAGCTGCTGAAGCAGCCGCAGTACTCGCCGTACCCGGCCGAGGAGCAGGTCGTCTCGATCTGGGCCGGCACGAACGGCAAGCTCGACACGATCGAGGTCGAGGACGTGCTGCGCTTCGAGGCCGAGCTGCTCGACCACCTGCGTCGCAACACGACGATCCTCAACACGCTGCGCGACAGCGGCAAGCTCGAGGACGACACCGTCGCCGAGATGGAGAAGGCGATCGACGCCTTCGTGCTCGAGTTCCAGGGCGGCAAGGGCGTTCACCTCGGTGCGCCGGGCCACGAGGAGCACAGCGCGGCCGATGTCGCCGACGTCGACCAGGAGAAGATCGTCAAGGGCCGCCGGGCGTAA
- the atpB gene encoding F0F1 ATP synthase subunit A produces MLIASAESSDGAFHPPSITDFFPPAIFQLGFLEFTRINAAQLLATAVLVILLIVGTRNMRVVPGRLQSIVEMGLDFVRVNIAHDILGRKDGNRFLPLLTTMFFMILFMNLTGIIPGINIAGTSVIAVPLLLAVISYVTFIYAGIKKSPGNFFKNSLFPAGVPAALYIIVTPLEFLSTFIIRPVTLTLRLLMNMIVGHLMLVLFFSATHFFFFTAGGWWAPLGVGTLAFGLAFTLFEVLVAFLQAYVFTILTAVYIQLAVAEEH; encoded by the coding sequence ATGCTGATCGCCTCTGCCGAATCGAGCGATGGCGCGTTCCACCCGCCGTCCATCACCGACTTCTTCCCGCCGGCGATCTTCCAGCTCGGGTTCCTCGAGTTCACGCGCATCAATGCGGCGCAGCTGCTCGCGACCGCCGTCCTGGTCATCCTGCTGATCGTCGGCACGCGCAACATGCGCGTCGTGCCCGGCCGCCTGCAGAGCATCGTCGAGATGGGCCTCGACTTCGTCCGCGTGAACATCGCGCACGACATCCTGGGTCGCAAGGACGGAAACCGCTTCCTGCCGCTGCTGACCACGATGTTCTTCATGATCCTGTTCATGAACCTGACGGGCATCATCCCCGGCATCAACATCGCGGGCACGAGCGTCATCGCGGTGCCGCTGCTGCTGGCGGTCATCTCGTACGTGACGTTCATCTACGCGGGCATCAAGAAGAGCCCCGGCAACTTCTTCAAGAACTCGCTGTTCCCGGCGGGCGTCCCCGCGGCGCTGTACATCATCGTGACGCCGCTCGAGTTCCTGTCGACCTTCATCATCCGCCCCGTCACGCTGACGCTGCGACTGCTGATGAACATGATCGTCGGCCACCTGATGCTGGTGCTGTTCTTCTCGGCCACGCACTTCTTCTTCTTCACCGCAGGCGGATGGTGGGCGCCCCTGGGCGTCGGCACGCTCGCCTTCGGTCTCGCCTTCACCCTGTTCGAGGTCCTGGTGGCATTCCTCCAGGCCTACGTCTTCACGATCCTCACCGCGGTCTACATCCAGCTCGCGGTTGCGGAAGAGCACTGA
- a CDS encoding L-threonylcarbamoyladenylate synthase, giving the protein MSSPLFDCSDGAELLSGMRQARQAIARGHLIVMPTDTVYGVAADAFDAQAVQRLLDAKGRGRQQPPPVLVSGVDAMRALVEEMPEPVERLVERFWPGGLTIVLPAQPSLSWDLGETKGTVAVRMPDHRIALELLTETGPLAVSSANLTGQPAAVTGDGARDMLGDSVAVYLDDGPSRTGVASTIVDATALVGPRDDEPRVRVLRDGAVSRDELREVLGDLLEPSDDDGPAPAAHESAPTAPDEEPA; this is encoded by the coding sequence ATGTCCTCCCCCCTCTTCGACTGCAGCGACGGGGCCGAGCTGCTCTCCGGCATGCGTCAGGCGCGCCAGGCGATCGCGCGCGGCCACCTCATCGTGATGCCGACGGACACCGTCTACGGCGTCGCGGCCGACGCCTTCGACGCGCAGGCCGTGCAGCGGCTGCTGGATGCGAAGGGCCGCGGCCGGCAGCAGCCGCCGCCCGTGCTGGTGTCGGGCGTCGACGCCATGCGCGCGCTCGTCGAGGAGATGCCCGAGCCGGTCGAGCGCCTCGTCGAGCGCTTCTGGCCGGGCGGGCTGACGATCGTCCTCCCGGCGCAGCCGTCGCTGTCGTGGGACCTCGGCGAGACGAAGGGCACGGTCGCCGTGCGGATGCCGGATCACCGGATCGCCCTCGAGCTGCTGACCGAGACCGGCCCGCTCGCCGTGTCGAGCGCGAACCTCACGGGGCAGCCCGCGGCCGTGACGGGCGACGGCGCGCGCGACATGCTCGGAGACAGCGTCGCGGTGTACCTCGACGACGGTCCCTCGCGGACGGGCGTCGCCTCCACGATCGTCGACGCGACCGCGCTCGTCGGCCCGCGGGACGACGAGCCCCGCGTGCGCGTCCTGCGCGACGGCGCCGTGTCGCGCGACGAGCTGCGCGAGGTGCTGGGCGACCTGCTCGAGCCCTCGGACGACGACGGCCCCGCGCCCGCGGCGCACGAGTCCGCGCCGACGGCGCCCGACGAAGAGCCCGCGTGA
- a CDS encoding F0F1 ATP synthase subunit gamma: protein MGAKLREYKQKISSAQTTKKITKAMELIAASRIQKAMARVRASEPFSRAVTRAVSAVATHTDIDHPLTREPESLTRSAILILSSDRGLAGAFNSQVIREAMELAELLRSQGKDVVFYLFGRKAVGYFQFRGITAEAEWTGDADVPAFATAEEMSQALLEAYEKDNADGGVDEIHVVYNRFVSMMTQEPVQIRLLPLEVVEGADDADASGEVYPLYEFEPDATVVLDRLLPVYIQSRIFNALLQSAAAKQAATQKAMKSASDNADKLITDYTRLRNNARQAEITQQIAEIVGGADALAS, encoded by the coding sequence ATGGGAGCAAAGCTCAGGGAGTACAAGCAGAAGATCTCTTCTGCTCAGACGACCAAGAAGATCACGAAGGCGATGGAGCTCATCGCGGCTTCGCGCATCCAGAAGGCGATGGCGCGCGTGCGCGCGTCGGAGCCCTTCTCCCGCGCGGTGACGCGGGCGGTCTCGGCGGTCGCCACGCACACCGACATCGACCACCCGCTCACGCGGGAGCCGGAGTCGCTGACGCGCTCGGCGATCCTGATCCTCAGCTCCGACCGGGGACTCGCGGGTGCCTTCAACTCGCAGGTCATCCGCGAGGCGATGGAGCTCGCCGAGCTCCTGCGCTCGCAGGGCAAGGACGTCGTGTTCTACCTGTTCGGCCGCAAGGCCGTCGGCTACTTCCAGTTCCGCGGCATCACCGCGGAGGCGGAGTGGACGGGTGACGCGGACGTGCCGGCCTTCGCGACCGCCGAGGAGATGTCGCAGGCGCTGCTCGAGGCCTACGAGAAGGACAACGCCGACGGGGGCGTGGACGAGATCCACGTCGTGTACAACCGCTTCGTCAGCATGATGACCCAGGAGCCGGTGCAGATCCGCCTGCTCCCGCTCGAGGTCGTCGAGGGCGCGGACGACGCGGACGCGAGTGGCGAGGTCTACCCGCTGTACGAGTTCGAGCCCGACGCCACCGTCGTCCTCGACCGGCTGCTGCCGGTGTACATCCAGAGCCGCATCTTCAACGCGCTGCTGCAGTCGGCCGCCGCCAAGCAGGCCGCGACGCAGAAGGCGATGAAGTCGGCCAGCGACAACGCCGACAAGCTCATCACCGACTACACCCGCCTGCGCAACAACGCGCGTCAGGCCGAGATCACGCAGCAGATCGCCGAGATCGTCGGCGGTGCCGACGCCCTGGCGTCCTGA
- a CDS encoding F0F1 ATP synthase subunit B, producing MLNALVTLAAEESHETPNPLVPAVYDIIWSLVCFLVILFVVWKVALPRLTAMLDARSAAIEGNIAKADEAQRQAEAALEEYTKQLADARKEAGDIREAAREDGKRIVAEAKANASTEAERITSTAHTQIEAERQAALVTLRSEVGTLAIDLAGNVIGETLSDDQKAAAVVDRFLADLEASEKATN from the coding sequence ATGCTGAACGCTCTTGTCACGCTTGCCGCGGAGGAGTCCCACGAGACTCCGAATCCGCTGGTGCCGGCGGTCTACGACATCATCTGGTCGCTCGTCTGCTTCCTCGTCATCCTGTTCGTGGTGTGGAAGGTCGCTCTGCCGCGCCTGACCGCCATGCTCGACGCGCGGTCCGCCGCGATCGAGGGCAACATCGCCAAGGCCGATGAGGCGCAGCGTCAGGCCGAGGCCGCGCTCGAGGAGTACACGAAGCAGCTCGCCGACGCCCGCAAGGAGGCCGGTGACATCCGTGAGGCCGCCCGTGAGGACGGCAAGCGCATCGTCGCCGAGGCCAAGGCCAACGCGAGCACCGAGGCCGAGCGCATCACGTCGACCGCGCACACGCAGATCGAGGCCGAGCGCCAGGCCGCTCTCGTCACGCTGCGCAGCGAGGTCGGCACGCTCGCGATCGACCTGGCCGGCAACGTCATCGGCGAGACGCTGAGCGACGACCAGAAGGCGGCGGCTGTCGTCGACCGCTTCCTGGCCGACCTCGAGGCCTCCGAGAAGGCGACCAACTGA